TCAGAGAGACTGTTAATGTAGCTTTGCCCACTATTTATTCATCGACAATGCAATTCACTCAAGAATTATCAACAACCCCTTATATCTTCACTCTTTTGAATAACTGTGAAAATTCGTACAAAGGAAGCCCTACCACATTACTATAACTTCCTTGAATTTTGGGAATATATTGCGAAGCAATTCCTTGAATTGCATATGCACCGGCCTTCCCTACAGGTTCTCCTGTAGCCCAGTAATCTTCCATATCTTGTGTAGTCAATGATGCAAACTCAACTTGTGTCTGCACCACCTGACTCAAGATTTGCCGCTCAGTTGCAATACATATTCCGGAAAATACGTCATGCCAACGGCCGGATAATTGTTTCCAGATTTCAAATGCATGCTGCTTTGAGTCAGGTTTACCAATAATTTGACCATCAAGTCCAAGACTTGTATCAGCAGCAATAACAATTGAATCTGGAAAGATATTTAATACGGCTTGTGCTTTT
This window of the Acinetobacter sp. XH1741 genome carries:
- a CDS encoding Maf-like protein → MAHLVLASSSPRRRELLQQLGLNFEIYSPDIDESVHEGELVHQYVERLAREKAQAVLNIFPDSIVIAADTSLGLDGQIIGKPDSKQHAFEIWKQLSGRWHDVFSGICIATERQILSQVVQTQVEFASLTTQDMEDYWATGEPVGKAGAYAIQGIASQYIPKIQGSYSNVVGLPLYEFSQLFKRVKI